One genomic segment of Helianthus annuus cultivar XRQ/B chromosome 14, HanXRQr2.0-SUNRISE, whole genome shotgun sequence includes these proteins:
- the LOC110905739 gene encoding GATA transcription factor 19, which translates to MNRCTGATMMGPCSCGLYHYNQPTSFSNMFPMSYDYEQEMCSYGSSPSSVDCTLSLGTPSTRLSNDYEKTHHEKRRGSSWWNILQPSSHSAAPSAHKANHGGGGNGSSANSDSLFSRRCANCDTTSTPLWRNGPRGPKSLCNACGIRYKKEERRANAAAAATHATGGSDATDGYHHQYMMNGSQWVNHDYTQSTHKMSSCYSPAASNEFRFMDDVDDRDSTFLSWRLNVTDRPGLVHDFTR; encoded by the exons ATGAACAGGTGCACTGGTGCAACCATGATGGGTCCATGTTCATGTGGTCTCTACCATTATAATCAACCAACTTCATTTTCCAACATGTTCCCAATGTCTTATGATTATGAGCAAGAAATGTGTTCTTATGGTTCTTCCCCTTCTTCGGTCGATTGCACTTTGTCTTTGGGCACACCTTCCACTCGCTTGTCAAATGACTATGAAAAAACGCACCATGAAAAGCGTCGTGGGTCTAGTTGGTGGAACATTTTGCAACCTTCGAGTCACTCGGCTGCACCATCCGCTCATAAAGCCAATCATGGCGGCGGTGGAAATGGTTCTTCTGCCAACTCTGATAGTCTCTTTTCTCGGCGATGCGCTAATTGTGACACCACTTCTACTCCGCTTTGGAGGAATGGACCTCGCGGCCCTAAG TCATTGTGCAATGCATGCGGAATCAGATACAAGAAAGAGGAGAGGCGGGCGAACGCAGCCGCGGCTGCGACACATGCAACCGGAGGCAGCGATGCTACGGATGGATACCACCACCAATACATGATGAACGGTAGCCAATGGGTTAATCATGATTACACACAGTCCACCCATAAAATGTCATCATGCTACTCTCCTGCAGCTTCAAATGAATTTAGGTTCATGGATGACGTGGACGACAGAGATTCGACGTTTCTTTCATGGCGACTCAACGTCACTGATAGACCAGGCCTCGTTCATGACTTCACCAGATGA
- the LOC110905738 gene encoding protein RADIALIS-like 1, with protein sequence MASSSMYSSSSTSTWTPQQNKLFERALAVFDRDTPDRWQKIARAVGGKTAEEVKRHYEVLIEDLRHIESGNVPFPNYRR encoded by the coding sequence ATGGCATCAAGCTCCATGTATTCAAGTAGCTCCACTTCCACTTGGACCCCCCAACAGAACAAACTGTTTGAGCGAGCGCTAGCAGTGTTTGATCGCGACACCCCTGATCGGTGGCAGAAGATCGCAAGGGCAGTGGGCGGTAAAACCGCAGAAGAAGTGAAGAGACACTATGAAGTGCTGATTGAAGACCTCAGGCATATAGAGTCTGGCAATGTTCCCTTTCCCAACTACAGACGTTAG